One window of the Triticum dicoccoides isolate Atlit2015 ecotype Zavitan chromosome 3B, WEW_v2.0, whole genome shotgun sequence genome contains the following:
- the LOC119281963 gene encoding protein SMAX1-LIKE 3-like, which yields MRISGGQALGEEAVSVVRQAVSLAEQRGHRQVTPLHMVSAMLSASPAPACILRAACLSSQSHPLQHKTLDLCLDLALNQLAVAVSRRGGDHVEPARSNAFTAGLKRAQAHGRRGPVGGDKVELEQLVLSILDDPSVDRVMRAAGFSSSQVRASVVSLEQSASFPDPFPEKIGAGGQPSLQTAPELHLPVVVDDVPHGSECQASNVKSGARWPAFFGCTEVIPTTVSLPPWLRYYKDTTCIRSTYCNTNLQANGASRRPKFTELTADNLKILCDALELRVPWHGNIVPGIASTVLRCRSGVTRRRVGDKPFNSLSSSTTTWLLFHGRDGVVKTAVARELARLVFGSYTDFTALQGYPDIAAQTGKLALKRHRSPENNGDGNGGDVGARLFKAIAENPHRVILIDGVDQLGRDLETRIKNAVAGGTLMGGCNGDVVDLEDAIIVLSSNVLDSRSMVSASSPRVKRRFTRQNCEDGDAAEMEMRSRRHLSWDLNVCAVDEDEEEGSFDGIMNVVDGVFLFN from the exons ATGCGGATATCCGGCGGGCAGGCGCTGGGGGAGGAAGCGGTCAGCGTGGTGCGGCAGGCGGTGAGCCTGGCGGAGCAGCGGGGGCACAGGCAGGTAACCCCGCTCCACATGGTGAGCGCCATGCTCTCGGCGTCCCCGGCACCGGCATGCATCCTACGCGCCGCCTGCCTCAGCTCCCAGTCCCACCCGCTGCAGCACAAGACGCTCGACCTCTGCCTAGACCTCGCGCTCAACCAGCTCGCCGTGGCCGTGAGCCGCCGCGGTGGCGACCACGTCGAACCTGCGCGGTCGAACGCGTTCACGGCCGGGCTGAAGCGGGCCCAGGCGCACGGTCGCCGGGGCCCCGTGGGCGGCGACAAGGTCGAGCTCGAGCAGCTCGTCCTCTCCATCCTCGACGACCCTAGCGTCGACCGCGTCATGCGCGCGGCCGGCTTCTCGAGCTCTCAGGTCAGGGCCAGCGTCGTTTCATTGGAGCAATCAGCGAGCTTTCCTGATCCGTTTCCCGAGAAGATCGGGGCTGGAGGACAACCATCCCTCCAAACCGCCCCGGAGCTTCACCTGCCAGTCGTGGTCGACGACGTCCCACACGGAAG TGAGTGTCAAGCTAGCAATGTAAAATCAGGAGCAAGGTGGCCGGCCTTCTTTGGCTGCACCGAGGTAATCCCCACGACGGTGAGCCTTCCTCCGTGGCTCCGCTACTACAAGGATACAACTTGCATCAGATCAACATACTGCAACACCAATCTTCAAGCAAAC GGTGCTTCCCGCCGTCCGAAGTTCACGGAGCTCACCGCAGACAATCTCAAGATCCTGTGCGACGCGCTTGAACTGCGCGTTCCGTGGCATGGGAACATCGTTCCCGGCATAGCAAGCACGGTGCTCCGGTGCCGATCCGGCGTGACAAGGAGGAGGGTGGGGGACAAGCCGTTCAATTCATTGTCGTCGTCAACAACGACCTGGTTGCTCTTCCATGGAAGGGACGGTGTCGTCAAGACAGCGGTTGCTCGGGAGCTTGCGAGGCTCGTCTTTGGATCCTACACCGACTTCACTGCCCTGCAGGGTTACCCCGACATTGCCGCACAAACCGGCAAACTCGCCCTCAAGAGGCATAGATCACCGGAAAACAATGGCGATGGCAACGGTGGGGACGTTGGAGCGAGGCTGTTCAAAGCGATCGCAGAGAACCCTCACCGCGTTATATTGATCGATGGTGTCGACCAACTGGGTCGCGATTTGGAAACACGCATCAAGAACGCGGTTGCGGGAGGAACACTAATGGGAGGATGCAACGGCGACGTGGTCGATTTGGAGGATGCCATCATAGTGTTGAGCTCTAATGTGTTGGACTCGAGGTCTATGGTTTCCGCTTCCTCCCCACGGGTGAAGCGACGGTTTACCAGGCAGAACTGCGAGGATGGTGACGCCGCGGAGATGGAAATGAGATCTCGTCGTCATCTTAGCTGGGACTTGAACGTTTGTGCAGTtgatgaggacgaggaggaaggCAGTTTTGACGGGATCATGAATGTCGTGGATGGTGTTTTCCTTTTCAATTAG